In Apium graveolens cultivar Ventura unplaced genomic scaffold, ASM990537v1 ctg2406, whole genome shotgun sequence, a single genomic region encodes these proteins:
- the LOC141700483 gene encoding serine/threonine-protein kinase STY46-like isoform X2 — MDLIEGVGESSSPPRTAPSFGGYDVRDDVFNRLVETGNEEFVSNAQLQEVLNSHFNSLPSSYALDINMDRVDDVLMHHKLLTRAKNPDNKLVFHVRFVETLRIRAGANKEELSTSVLPTLMHRTDDKETERGIIPSQNRNLGIDFEPCSKLEDLNLDVRRNSTMKEAPTSEEVFRGRQESVLVHEVIFSTVDKPKLLSQVFLWSWLFDKLSALLSDIGLNIREAHVFSTTDGYSLDVFVVDGWPVEDTNDLHEAVDKAIARSELSWSGSSHSQSAALAQAKPGDWDIDVGKLNIHEKIASGSCGDLFRATYCGQDVAVKVLRSENLNKTLEDEFAHEADILREVQHRNVVRFIGSCTKPPHLCIVTEFMPGGSLFDYLHRNDTKMELSQLVKFAIDVCSGMEYLHQNNIIHRDLKTANLLMDAENVVKVADFGIARFQNQGGQMTAETGTYRWMAPEVMNHLPYDHKADVFSFAIVLWELLTAKIPYDTMTPLQAAVGVRQGLRPHIPKDAHPKLVDLMQNCWENSPGNRPSFSEIRIELEKILQESGVPSGAPDDR, encoded by the exons ATGGATTTGATTGAAGGCGTCGGAGAGAGCTCATCGCCGCCGCGAACTGCTCCGAGTTTCGGAGGCTACGATGTTCGAGACGATGTGTTTAATCGCTTAGTTGAGACTGGAAATGAAGAGTTTGTTTCGAATGCTCAGCTTCAAGAAGTGTTGAATTCTCATTTCAATAGCTTGCCTTCTAG TTATGCGCTGGATATTAATATGGATAGAGTGGATGATGTTTTGATGCATCACAAGCTTCTTACTCGAGCAAAGAATCCAGATAATAAACTTGTTTTCCATGTTCGTTTTGTTGAG ACTTTGAGGATCAGGGCTGGTGCTAACAAGGAAGAACTATCTACAAGTGTTCTACCCACATTGATGCATCGTACAGATGACAAAGAAACTGAAAGAGGAATAATTCCATCACAAAACAG GAATTTAGGAATTGACTTTGAACCCTGCTCCAAGCTTGAAGACCTAAATTTGGATGTTAGAAGGAATTCTACTATGAAGGAAGCGCCAACTTCCGAAGAAGTGTTTCGTGGAAG ACAGGAATCAGTTTTGGTTCATGAAGttatattttcaacagttgaCAAACCCAAGCTTCTCAGCCAGGTATTCCTGTGGAGTTGGCTATTTGATAAA CTTTCGGCTTTGCTTTCTGACATCGGACTCAACATCCGTGAAGCACATGTGTTTTCAACAACTGATGGATATTCTCTGGATGTATTTGTGGTAGATGGATGGCCTGTTGAG GATACCAATGATTTGCATGAAGCTGTTGATAAAGCGATTGCTAGAAGCGAG CTCTCTTGGTCTGGTTCTTCACATTCTCAGTCAGCTGCACTAGCTCAAGCAAAACCAGGGGACTGGGATATAGATGTAGGAAAATTGAACATTCATGAGAAAATTGCATCGGGATCTTGTGGAGATTT GTTTCGAGCAACCTACTGTGGTCAGGATGTTGCTGTAAAGGTGCTTAGATCCGAGAATTTGAATAAAACATTGGAAGATGAATTTGCTCATGAAGCAGATATTCTTAG GGAGGTCCAACATAGGAATGTTGTTCGTTTTATTGGTTCATGTACAAAACCTCCTCATTTGTGCATAGTAACAG AGTTCATGCCTGGTGGGAGTCTTTTTGACTATCTGCATAGGAATGATACCAAGATGGAGCTTTCTCAGCTGGTGAAGTTTGCAATAGATGTCTGTAGTGGAATGGAATACTTGCATCAAAATAACATCATTCATAGGGATCTGAAAACGGCAAATCTTCTCATGGATGCTGAAAAT GTTGTTAAAGTGGCAGATTTTGGTATTGCTCGGTTCCAGAATCAAGGAGGGCAAATGACAGCAGAGACTGGAACATACAGATGGATGGCCCCCGAG GTTATGAATCATCTTCCTTACGATCATAAAGCTGATGTGTTCAGTTTCGCGATTGTTCTATGGGAGCTTCTAACAGCTAAG ATTCCTTATGATACCATGACACCATTACAAGCTGCTGTGGGAGTGAGACAG GGTCTTCGACCACATATTCCCAAAGATGCACATCCAAAGTTGGTGGACTTGATGCAGAACTGTTGGGAAAATAGTCCAGGCAATCGGCCTTCCTTTTCAGAGATTAGAATTGAACTTGAGAAGATCCTTCAAGAAAGTGGG GTTCCTTCAGGAGCACCAGATGACAGATGA
- the LOC141700483 gene encoding serine/threonine-protein kinase STY46-like isoform X1 yields MDLIEGVGESSSPPRTAPSFGGYDVRDDVFNRLVETGNEEFVSNAQLQEVLNSHFNSLPSSYALDINMDRVDDVLMHHKLLTRAKNPDNKLVFHVRFVETLRIRAGANKEELSTSVLPTLMHRTDDKETERGIIPSQNRNLGIDFEPCSKLEDLNLDVRRNSTMKEAPTSEEVFRGRSCRQESVLVHEVIFSTVDKPKLLSQVFLWSWLFDKLSALLSDIGLNIREAHVFSTTDGYSLDVFVVDGWPVEDTNDLHEAVDKAIARSELSWSGSSHSQSAALAQAKPGDWDIDVGKLNIHEKIASGSCGDLFRATYCGQDVAVKVLRSENLNKTLEDEFAHEADILREVQHRNVVRFIGSCTKPPHLCIVTEFMPGGSLFDYLHRNDTKMELSQLVKFAIDVCSGMEYLHQNNIIHRDLKTANLLMDAENVVKVADFGIARFQNQGGQMTAETGTYRWMAPEVMNHLPYDHKADVFSFAIVLWELLTAKIPYDTMTPLQAAVGVRQGLRPHIPKDAHPKLVDLMQNCWENSPGNRPSFSEIRIELEKILQESGVPSGAPDDR; encoded by the exons ATGGATTTGATTGAAGGCGTCGGAGAGAGCTCATCGCCGCCGCGAACTGCTCCGAGTTTCGGAGGCTACGATGTTCGAGACGATGTGTTTAATCGCTTAGTTGAGACTGGAAATGAAGAGTTTGTTTCGAATGCTCAGCTTCAAGAAGTGTTGAATTCTCATTTCAATAGCTTGCCTTCTAG TTATGCGCTGGATATTAATATGGATAGAGTGGATGATGTTTTGATGCATCACAAGCTTCTTACTCGAGCAAAGAATCCAGATAATAAACTTGTTTTCCATGTTCGTTTTGTTGAG ACTTTGAGGATCAGGGCTGGTGCTAACAAGGAAGAACTATCTACAAGTGTTCTACCCACATTGATGCATCGTACAGATGACAAAGAAACTGAAAGAGGAATAATTCCATCACAAAACAG GAATTTAGGAATTGACTTTGAACCCTGCTCCAAGCTTGAAGACCTAAATTTGGATGTTAGAAGGAATTCTACTATGAAGGAAGCGCCAACTTCCGAAGAAGTGTTTCGTGGAAG ATCGTGCAGACAGGAATCAGTTTTGGTTCATGAAGttatattttcaacagttgaCAAACCCAAGCTTCTCAGCCAGGTATTCCTGTGGAGTTGGCTATTTGATAAA CTTTCGGCTTTGCTTTCTGACATCGGACTCAACATCCGTGAAGCACATGTGTTTTCAACAACTGATGGATATTCTCTGGATGTATTTGTGGTAGATGGATGGCCTGTTGAG GATACCAATGATTTGCATGAAGCTGTTGATAAAGCGATTGCTAGAAGCGAG CTCTCTTGGTCTGGTTCTTCACATTCTCAGTCAGCTGCACTAGCTCAAGCAAAACCAGGGGACTGGGATATAGATGTAGGAAAATTGAACATTCATGAGAAAATTGCATCGGGATCTTGTGGAGATTT GTTTCGAGCAACCTACTGTGGTCAGGATGTTGCTGTAAAGGTGCTTAGATCCGAGAATTTGAATAAAACATTGGAAGATGAATTTGCTCATGAAGCAGATATTCTTAG GGAGGTCCAACATAGGAATGTTGTTCGTTTTATTGGTTCATGTACAAAACCTCCTCATTTGTGCATAGTAACAG AGTTCATGCCTGGTGGGAGTCTTTTTGACTATCTGCATAGGAATGATACCAAGATGGAGCTTTCTCAGCTGGTGAAGTTTGCAATAGATGTCTGTAGTGGAATGGAATACTTGCATCAAAATAACATCATTCATAGGGATCTGAAAACGGCAAATCTTCTCATGGATGCTGAAAAT GTTGTTAAAGTGGCAGATTTTGGTATTGCTCGGTTCCAGAATCAAGGAGGGCAAATGACAGCAGAGACTGGAACATACAGATGGATGGCCCCCGAG GTTATGAATCATCTTCCTTACGATCATAAAGCTGATGTGTTCAGTTTCGCGATTGTTCTATGGGAGCTTCTAACAGCTAAG ATTCCTTATGATACCATGACACCATTACAAGCTGCTGTGGGAGTGAGACAG GGTCTTCGACCACATATTCCCAAAGATGCACATCCAAAGTTGGTGGACTTGATGCAGAACTGTTGGGAAAATAGTCCAGGCAATCGGCCTTCCTTTTCAGAGATTAGAATTGAACTTGAGAAGATCCTTCAAGAAAGTGGG GTTCCTTCAGGAGCACCAGATGACAGATGA
- the LOC141700483 gene encoding serine/threonine-protein kinase STY46-like isoform X3 has product MDLIEGVGESSSPPRTAPSFGGYDVRDDVFNRLVETGNEEFVSNAQLQEVLNSHFNSLPSSYALDINMDRVDDVLMHHKLLTRAKNPDNKLVFHVRFVETLRIRAGANKEELSTSVLPTLMHRTDDKETERGIIPSQNRNLGIDFEPCSKLEDLNLDVRRNSTMKEAPTSEEVFRGRSCRQESVLVHEVIFSTVDKPKLLSQLSALLSDIGLNIREAHVFSTTDGYSLDVFVVDGWPVEDTNDLHEAVDKAIARSELSWSGSSHSQSAALAQAKPGDWDIDVGKLNIHEKIASGSCGDLFRATYCGQDVAVKVLRSENLNKTLEDEFAHEADILREVQHRNVVRFIGSCTKPPHLCIVTEFMPGGSLFDYLHRNDTKMELSQLVKFAIDVCSGMEYLHQNNIIHRDLKTANLLMDAENVVKVADFGIARFQNQGGQMTAETGTYRWMAPEVMNHLPYDHKADVFSFAIVLWELLTAKIPYDTMTPLQAAVGVRQGLRPHIPKDAHPKLVDLMQNCWENSPGNRPSFSEIRIELEKILQESGVPSGAPDDR; this is encoded by the exons ATGGATTTGATTGAAGGCGTCGGAGAGAGCTCATCGCCGCCGCGAACTGCTCCGAGTTTCGGAGGCTACGATGTTCGAGACGATGTGTTTAATCGCTTAGTTGAGACTGGAAATGAAGAGTTTGTTTCGAATGCTCAGCTTCAAGAAGTGTTGAATTCTCATTTCAATAGCTTGCCTTCTAG TTATGCGCTGGATATTAATATGGATAGAGTGGATGATGTTTTGATGCATCACAAGCTTCTTACTCGAGCAAAGAATCCAGATAATAAACTTGTTTTCCATGTTCGTTTTGTTGAG ACTTTGAGGATCAGGGCTGGTGCTAACAAGGAAGAACTATCTACAAGTGTTCTACCCACATTGATGCATCGTACAGATGACAAAGAAACTGAAAGAGGAATAATTCCATCACAAAACAG GAATTTAGGAATTGACTTTGAACCCTGCTCCAAGCTTGAAGACCTAAATTTGGATGTTAGAAGGAATTCTACTATGAAGGAAGCGCCAACTTCCGAAGAAGTGTTTCGTGGAAG ATCGTGCAGACAGGAATCAGTTTTGGTTCATGAAGttatattttcaacagttgaCAAACCCAAGCTTCTCAGCCAG CTTTCGGCTTTGCTTTCTGACATCGGACTCAACATCCGTGAAGCACATGTGTTTTCAACAACTGATGGATATTCTCTGGATGTATTTGTGGTAGATGGATGGCCTGTTGAG GATACCAATGATTTGCATGAAGCTGTTGATAAAGCGATTGCTAGAAGCGAG CTCTCTTGGTCTGGTTCTTCACATTCTCAGTCAGCTGCACTAGCTCAAGCAAAACCAGGGGACTGGGATATAGATGTAGGAAAATTGAACATTCATGAGAAAATTGCATCGGGATCTTGTGGAGATTT GTTTCGAGCAACCTACTGTGGTCAGGATGTTGCTGTAAAGGTGCTTAGATCCGAGAATTTGAATAAAACATTGGAAGATGAATTTGCTCATGAAGCAGATATTCTTAG GGAGGTCCAACATAGGAATGTTGTTCGTTTTATTGGTTCATGTACAAAACCTCCTCATTTGTGCATAGTAACAG AGTTCATGCCTGGTGGGAGTCTTTTTGACTATCTGCATAGGAATGATACCAAGATGGAGCTTTCTCAGCTGGTGAAGTTTGCAATAGATGTCTGTAGTGGAATGGAATACTTGCATCAAAATAACATCATTCATAGGGATCTGAAAACGGCAAATCTTCTCATGGATGCTGAAAAT GTTGTTAAAGTGGCAGATTTTGGTATTGCTCGGTTCCAGAATCAAGGAGGGCAAATGACAGCAGAGACTGGAACATACAGATGGATGGCCCCCGAG GTTATGAATCATCTTCCTTACGATCATAAAGCTGATGTGTTCAGTTTCGCGATTGTTCTATGGGAGCTTCTAACAGCTAAG ATTCCTTATGATACCATGACACCATTACAAGCTGCTGTGGGAGTGAGACAG GGTCTTCGACCACATATTCCCAAAGATGCACATCCAAAGTTGGTGGACTTGATGCAGAACTGTTGGGAAAATAGTCCAGGCAATCGGCCTTCCTTTTCAGAGATTAGAATTGAACTTGAGAAGATCCTTCAAGAAAGTGGG GTTCCTTCAGGAGCACCAGATGACAGATGA
- the LOC141700483 gene encoding serine/threonine-protein kinase STY46-like isoform X4 — protein MDLIEGVGESSSPPRTAPSFGGYDVRDDVFNRLVETGNEEFVSNAQLQEVLNSHFNSLPSSYALDINMDRVDDVLMHHKLLTRAKNPDNKLVFHVRFVETLRIRAGANKEELSTSVLPTLMHRTDDKETERGIIPSQNRNLGIDFEPCSKLEDLNLDVRRNSTMKEAPTSEEVFRGRQESVLVHEVIFSTVDKPKLLSQLSALLSDIGLNIREAHVFSTTDGYSLDVFVVDGWPVEDTNDLHEAVDKAIARSELSWSGSSHSQSAALAQAKPGDWDIDVGKLNIHEKIASGSCGDLFRATYCGQDVAVKVLRSENLNKTLEDEFAHEADILREVQHRNVVRFIGSCTKPPHLCIVTEFMPGGSLFDYLHRNDTKMELSQLVKFAIDVCSGMEYLHQNNIIHRDLKTANLLMDAENVVKVADFGIARFQNQGGQMTAETGTYRWMAPEVMNHLPYDHKADVFSFAIVLWELLTAKIPYDTMTPLQAAVGVRQGLRPHIPKDAHPKLVDLMQNCWENSPGNRPSFSEIRIELEKILQESGVPSGAPDDR, from the exons ATGGATTTGATTGAAGGCGTCGGAGAGAGCTCATCGCCGCCGCGAACTGCTCCGAGTTTCGGAGGCTACGATGTTCGAGACGATGTGTTTAATCGCTTAGTTGAGACTGGAAATGAAGAGTTTGTTTCGAATGCTCAGCTTCAAGAAGTGTTGAATTCTCATTTCAATAGCTTGCCTTCTAG TTATGCGCTGGATATTAATATGGATAGAGTGGATGATGTTTTGATGCATCACAAGCTTCTTACTCGAGCAAAGAATCCAGATAATAAACTTGTTTTCCATGTTCGTTTTGTTGAG ACTTTGAGGATCAGGGCTGGTGCTAACAAGGAAGAACTATCTACAAGTGTTCTACCCACATTGATGCATCGTACAGATGACAAAGAAACTGAAAGAGGAATAATTCCATCACAAAACAG GAATTTAGGAATTGACTTTGAACCCTGCTCCAAGCTTGAAGACCTAAATTTGGATGTTAGAAGGAATTCTACTATGAAGGAAGCGCCAACTTCCGAAGAAGTGTTTCGTGGAAG ACAGGAATCAGTTTTGGTTCATGAAGttatattttcaacagttgaCAAACCCAAGCTTCTCAGCCAG CTTTCGGCTTTGCTTTCTGACATCGGACTCAACATCCGTGAAGCACATGTGTTTTCAACAACTGATGGATATTCTCTGGATGTATTTGTGGTAGATGGATGGCCTGTTGAG GATACCAATGATTTGCATGAAGCTGTTGATAAAGCGATTGCTAGAAGCGAG CTCTCTTGGTCTGGTTCTTCACATTCTCAGTCAGCTGCACTAGCTCAAGCAAAACCAGGGGACTGGGATATAGATGTAGGAAAATTGAACATTCATGAGAAAATTGCATCGGGATCTTGTGGAGATTT GTTTCGAGCAACCTACTGTGGTCAGGATGTTGCTGTAAAGGTGCTTAGATCCGAGAATTTGAATAAAACATTGGAAGATGAATTTGCTCATGAAGCAGATATTCTTAG GGAGGTCCAACATAGGAATGTTGTTCGTTTTATTGGTTCATGTACAAAACCTCCTCATTTGTGCATAGTAACAG AGTTCATGCCTGGTGGGAGTCTTTTTGACTATCTGCATAGGAATGATACCAAGATGGAGCTTTCTCAGCTGGTGAAGTTTGCAATAGATGTCTGTAGTGGAATGGAATACTTGCATCAAAATAACATCATTCATAGGGATCTGAAAACGGCAAATCTTCTCATGGATGCTGAAAAT GTTGTTAAAGTGGCAGATTTTGGTATTGCTCGGTTCCAGAATCAAGGAGGGCAAATGACAGCAGAGACTGGAACATACAGATGGATGGCCCCCGAG GTTATGAATCATCTTCCTTACGATCATAAAGCTGATGTGTTCAGTTTCGCGATTGTTCTATGGGAGCTTCTAACAGCTAAG ATTCCTTATGATACCATGACACCATTACAAGCTGCTGTGGGAGTGAGACAG GGTCTTCGACCACATATTCCCAAAGATGCACATCCAAAGTTGGTGGACTTGATGCAGAACTGTTGGGAAAATAGTCCAGGCAATCGGCCTTCCTTTTCAGAGATTAGAATTGAACTTGAGAAGATCCTTCAAGAAAGTGGG GTTCCTTCAGGAGCACCAGATGACAGATGA